A genomic window from Solanum dulcamara chromosome 11, daSolDulc1.2, whole genome shotgun sequence includes:
- the LOC129873859 gene encoding uncharacterized protein LOC129873859 — protein MDRYVQHFLNRLSLAFIIAATFILFVLFIRTPETCVNPNITKPKPHNRFPKSTCDFAHRTYTSIKKHNRRVWSTRAWIQTVLSFKSQFQSLQDKKLFSKHSRALVVSAGAGQAVMALKEMGLRDITGVEVVDSPPLVRRADPHSLPFFDNLFDLGFSAYLDRALFPDRYVAEMERTVRVGGACVVAVEECGGGEVEEVVKLFRKSKVLGVRNVTMGVEQRTRIVLRVMND, from the coding sequence ATGGATAGATACGTTCAACATTTCCTCAATAGGCTCTCTTTAGCCTTCATCATCGCAGCTACATTTATCCTTTTCGTGCTTTTCATCCGAACACCTGAAACCTGCGTTAATCCCAATATCACCAAACCTAAGCCCCATAATCGTTTCCCCAAATCCACTTGCGATTTCGCTCACCGGACTTACACCTCCATAAAGAAACACAATCGTCGTGTATGGTCCACAAGAGCCTGGATCCAAACAGTTCTTTCTTTCAAATCCCAATTCCAGTCTCTTCAGGATAAGAAACTCTTTTCTAAGCATTCACGGGCCCTTGTGGTATCTGCTGGGGCGGGTCAGGCTGTAATGGCCCTAAAAGAAATGGGCCTTCGCGACATTACTGGTGTGGAGGTAGTGGATTCGCCGCCGCTTGTTAGACGTGCGGATCCGCATAGTCTGCCTTTTTTTGATAATCTGTTTGATCTCGGGTTTAGTGCTTATCTGGATCGGGCATTGTTTCCGGATAGATACGTGGCGGAAATGGAGAGAACGGTGAGAGTTGGCGGCGCGTGTGTAGTGGCTGTGGAAGAGTGCGGCGGCGGAGAGGTGGAGGAAGTGGTGAAATTGTTTCGGAAGTCTAAGGTGTTAGGGGTTAGAAATGTGACTATGGGTGTCGAACAAAGGACTAGAATCGTATTGAGAGTTATGAATGACTGA